In Candidatus Roseilinea sp., one DNA window encodes the following:
- a CDS encoding aspartate aminotransferase family protein produces MFRDKYPTDLPMESLVTPAAGSMATEPVAMAPAGGAPRVASGGAQPATQRDLWYARARAVMPWGVSSNFRYWGEEETRVIARGKGAYIWDVDGKRYIDYRLGFGPVILGHAYDAVTQAVYEAMQAGNTFALTNVYEIRAAERICRMTGADKVRFTNSGSESTMHALRIARAHTNRERFIKFEGCYHGAHDNVMWSTPSSPVSAMGSRRSPIPVPTSSGIPSDVRKWVIPLPFNDFELLERTVRDHGHDIAAILVEPMMGNMAAIMPAKGWLEFIRKLCDDHGIVMIMDEVKTGFRIAPGGAQQFFGVRADLVTYAKAMGNGFPVGAIAGKEEFMMTIEPGAVGHGGTYCGNVVSVAACDAVLRIMEEEPVFETIHARGLRLMTGIHEILNRFGIPHAVMGVPAMFGVIIGDDEAAGKPHDYRSAERYADEALMDAIFAGLCERGIMPDPDYGEPWFLCYALSEVDVDETLQAYEDAVRAALR; encoded by the coding sequence ATGTTTAGAGACAAATACCCAACCGACTTACCGATGGAATCTTTAGTGACGCCTGCCGCGGGCTCTATGGCGACCGAACCGGTTGCTATGGCACCAGCAGGCGGAGCTCCACGCGTTGCATCCGGCGGTGCTCAGCCGGCCACGCAACGCGATCTGTGGTACGCGCGCGCCCGCGCCGTCATGCCCTGGGGCGTCTCGTCCAACTTTCGATATTGGGGCGAGGAGGAGACCCGGGTGATCGCGCGCGGCAAGGGCGCATACATCTGGGATGTAGACGGCAAGAGATATATTGACTATCGCCTCGGCTTCGGGCCGGTCATCCTCGGCCATGCCTATGACGCCGTCACGCAGGCGGTCTACGAAGCCATGCAGGCGGGCAACACCTTTGCCCTGACCAATGTATACGAGATCCGCGCAGCAGAGCGCATCTGCCGCATGACCGGCGCGGACAAGGTGCGCTTTACCAACAGCGGCAGCGAGAGCACCATGCACGCGCTGCGCATCGCGCGAGCGCACACCAACCGCGAGCGATTCATCAAGTTCGAGGGCTGCTACCACGGCGCACACGACAATGTGATGTGGAGCACGCCCAGCAGCCCGGTCAGCGCGATGGGCTCGCGCCGCAGCCCGATCCCCGTGCCGACCAGCAGCGGCATCCCCAGCGACGTGCGCAAGTGGGTGATTCCTCTGCCTTTCAATGACTTCGAGCTGCTGGAGCGCACGGTGCGCGATCACGGCCACGACATCGCGGCGATCTTGGTCGAGCCGATGATGGGCAACATGGCCGCGATCATGCCTGCCAAGGGCTGGCTGGAATTCATTCGAAAATTGTGTGACGACCATGGAATCGTGATGATCATGGACGAGGTGAAGACGGGCTTCCGCATCGCGCCCGGCGGCGCGCAGCAATTTTTCGGCGTCCGCGCTGACCTCGTCACCTACGCCAAGGCGATGGGCAACGGCTTCCCGGTCGGCGCCATCGCCGGCAAGGAAGAATTCATGATGACCATCGAGCCGGGCGCCGTGGGCCATGGCGGCACCTACTGCGGCAACGTGGTTTCGGTCGCCGCGTGCGACGCCGTGCTGCGCATCATGGAGGAAGAGCCGGTGTTCGAGACCATCCATGCGCGTGGCCTGCGGCTGATGACCGGCATCCATGAGATCCTTAACCGCTTCGGCATCCCCCATGCAGTGATGGGCGTACCGGCAATGTTCGGCGTGATCATCGGCGACGACGAGGCTGCCGGCAAGCCACATGACTATCGCTCGGCTGAGCGATACGCCGATGAAGCACTAATGGACGCGATCTTCGCAGGCTTGTGCGAGCGCGGCATCATGCCCGACCCGGACTACGGCGAACCGTGGTTCTTGTGCTACGCGCTCTCGGAAGTGGACGTGGATGAGACTCTCCAGGCGTATGAGGACGCCGTGAGAGCAGCGCTGCGATAA
- a CDS encoding fructose-1,6-bisphosphatase: MAHDTDNSSKPDRNLALELVRATEAAALAASKWMGRGDKNAGDQAAVEAMRLILSEVDMDGVVVIGEGEKDEAPMLYNGERLGNGIGLQVDIAVDPIDGTRLLSVGGAGSISVVGLAERGKMFKPCTFYMDKIVVGPECKGVIDIEAPPAANIRAVARAKGMPVSAVTVCILDRPRHQKLIEKVRAAGARIKLISDGDISGALQTAIPDSGVDILMGVGGTPEGVITAAAMRCLDGEIQGKLWPRDDAEREKAQAYCNLDEILTTEKLCGGDNVFFAATGITTGELLEGVHYSGNIARTFSLVMRSKSGTVRYIESRHRLDKLRTFSQVTYVD; encoded by the coding sequence ATGGCACACGACACCGACAACAGCAGCAAACCGGACCGCAACCTGGCGTTGGAATTGGTGCGCGCGACCGAGGCAGCCGCCCTGGCGGCCAGCAAGTGGATGGGACGCGGCGACAAGAACGCTGGCGATCAGGCCGCCGTCGAGGCGATGCGGCTGATCCTGAGCGAAGTAGACATGGATGGCGTCGTCGTCATCGGCGAGGGCGAGAAAGACGAGGCGCCCATGCTCTACAACGGCGAAAGGCTAGGCAACGGCATCGGGTTGCAGGTGGACATCGCCGTAGATCCGATTGATGGCACACGCCTGCTCAGCGTCGGCGGCGCCGGCTCGATCTCGGTTGTCGGATTGGCCGAGCGCGGCAAGATGTTCAAGCCATGCACGTTTTACATGGACAAGATTGTGGTCGGTCCCGAATGCAAGGGGGTGATAGATATCGAAGCGCCGCCGGCGGCGAACATCCGCGCGGTCGCGCGTGCCAAGGGGATGCCGGTTAGCGCCGTGACCGTTTGCATCCTCGATCGCCCACGTCATCAGAAGCTGATCGAAAAGGTGCGCGCCGCCGGTGCGCGCATCAAGCTCATCAGTGATGGCGATATCTCCGGCGCGCTGCAAACGGCCATCCCCGATTCCGGTGTGGATATACTGATGGGAGTCGGCGGCACGCCGGAAGGCGTGATCACCGCTGCGGCGATGCGCTGCCTGGATGGCGAGATTCAAGGCAAGCTCTGGCCGCGCGACGACGCCGAGCGCGAGAAGGCACAGGCATACTGCAACCTGGACGAGATCCTGACCACCGAGAAGTTGTGCGGTGGCGATAACGTCTTCTTCGCCGCCACCGGCATCACTACCGGCGAATTGCTGGAGGGTGTACACTATAGCGGCAACATCGCTCGCACATTCTCCCTGGTGATGCGGTCGAAGTCGGGCACCGTTCGCTACATTGAATCGCGCCATCGTTTGGACAAACTGCGCACGTTTAGCCAGGTCACCTACGTTGATTGA
- the rho gene encoding transcription termination factor Rho, producing MNGNGAEALPAVVEEATVAAPAPSQQGGRQQRRNMFDMARLEHETLSELRERARELGISGYSRLKKDDLIIQLLRAQAEKNGLELRGGVIDIVDDNIGFLRAEHYLPGPEDIYVSPSQIKRFGLRTGDMVVGQVRPPKESEKYFSLLRVEAVNGQDPEQAKNRPHFEKLTPIFPNEIYNLEASGKLSMRLLNIVAPIGKGQRGLIVAPPKVGKTTLLKDIANAISKSYRDVHLMVALIAERPEEATDFDRSVDAEVISSTFDEPVQSHVRVAEMVLNRAKRLVECGRDVVILLDSLTRLSRAYNLTVPSSGRTLSGGVDPAALYPPKEFFGAARNIEEGGSLTIIATVLVDTGSRMDDFIYEEFKGTGNMEIHLSRRLAERRIFPAFDILASGTRREELLLGEKTTQRTYLMRRMLSQLMAPQPQGAGYDITTAMEAFLQRFSKTKNNEEFLASLTRDLT from the coding sequence ATGAACGGCAACGGTGCCGAGGCGTTGCCGGCAGTCGTCGAAGAGGCGACGGTCGCCGCACCGGCGCCATCGCAGCAGGGCGGGCGCCAGCAACGGCGCAACATGTTCGACATGGCGCGCCTGGAGCATGAGACGTTGAGCGAGCTGCGGGAGCGCGCCCGAGAGTTGGGTATCTCCGGTTACAGCCGGCTGAAGAAGGATGACCTGATTATTCAGCTTTTGCGCGCCCAGGCCGAGAAGAACGGCCTCGAGTTGCGCGGTGGCGTCATTGACATCGTGGATGACAACATCGGCTTCCTGCGCGCAGAGCACTACCTGCCCGGACCAGAAGATATCTACGTGTCGCCGTCGCAAATCAAGCGCTTCGGGTTGCGCACCGGCGACATGGTTGTGGGACAGGTGCGCCCGCCCAAAGAGAGCGAGAAGTACTTCAGCCTGCTGCGCGTCGAGGCTGTGAACGGCCAGGATCCCGAGCAAGCCAAGAACCGCCCGCACTTCGAGAAGCTGACGCCGATCTTCCCCAACGAGATCTATAACCTCGAAGCCAGCGGCAAACTTAGCATGCGCTTGCTCAACATCGTTGCGCCTATCGGCAAGGGGCAGCGCGGCCTGATCGTCGCGCCGCCCAAGGTGGGCAAGACCACGCTGCTCAAGGACATCGCCAATGCAATCAGCAAGAGCTATCGCGACGTACATCTGATGGTCGCCCTGATCGCCGAGCGGCCGGAAGAAGCGACCGACTTCGATCGCTCGGTGGACGCCGAGGTGATCTCATCCACGTTCGACGAGCCGGTGCAAAGCCACGTGCGCGTGGCGGAGATGGTGCTCAACCGGGCCAAGCGCCTGGTCGAATGTGGCCGCGATGTGGTGATTCTGTTGGACTCGCTGACGCGCCTGAGCCGCGCCTACAACTTGACCGTGCCGTCATCGGGCCGGACGCTCTCCGGCGGTGTGGATCCGGCGGCGCTCTATCCGCCCAAGGAATTCTTCGGCGCAGCGCGCAACATCGAGGAGGGCGGTAGTCTGACCATCATCGCCACTGTGCTGGTGGATACCGGCAGCCGTATGGACGACTTCATCTACGAAGAGTTCAAAGGCACCGGCAACATGGAGATCCACCTCTCCCGTCGCTTGGCCGAGCGCCGTATCTTCCCTGCCTTCGACATCTTGGCCAGCGGCACACGTCGCGAAGAACTGCTGCTGGGCGAGAAGACGACACAGCGCACTTACCTCATGCGTCGCATGCTCAGCCAGCTCATGGCTCCCCAACCGCAAGGCGCCGGCTACGACATCACCACGGCGATGGAAGCCTTCTTGCAGCGTTTCTCCAAGACCAAGAACAACGAGGAGTTCCTTGCCTCGCTGACGCGAGACCTCACGTAG